A single Lolium perenne isolate Kyuss_39 chromosome 6, Kyuss_2.0, whole genome shotgun sequence DNA region contains:
- the LOC127307447 gene encoding exocyst complex component SEC15A → MPAQAKKNGDGGIGAALAGFVSSNQDLGPIVRHAFESGKPDTLFHNLRGIAKSKEVEIEELCRLHYEEFILAVDELRGVLVDADELKGVLSGENLRLQEVASALLLKLDELLESYAANKNLGEALATLKMCLRVTSLCQVCNMNIAEGKFHTALKTLELIEKEYLKNIPLKLLKKVIEKKIPMMKLYIEKKVSAEFNEWLVYIRKFAMVIGQASIRQATLDRQKDEGMRARQREAEESSRVGFDEHAYALDVEYIDDESTLEFDLTPVYRAHNIHTCLGLGDKFREYYCSNRLMQLNLDMQISTAQPFLESHQHFLAQVAGFFIVEDRVLRTAEGLLSESQVETMWEASISKVTSILEEQFTRMDAANHHLLVKDYVSLLGATMKKYGYQATSLLEVLEKNRDKYHELLVSDCRKQIQGVFAKESYERMVIEKEHEYNMNVATLQLEPIHVVPVLPYVAPFSSSVPGSCRIVCSFIEDLVSYLSYGVMVNSYDVVERYLDKLLIEVLNDCLLKLIHSGSLETAQLVQIAGNIAILEQSCDTFLLHAAQLCGLPKRLLEKPHSGLTARAVLKASQNAAFNGLITSTNSKIDEFMLLLTSINWTAEEAPEHANDYMNEVLIYLDMVVSTAQPVLPRGALFKVVSGALSHISDSIVTVLLSDRVKRLSVNAVAGIDIDLRLLEEFAEDRFRSTGLLDLRNETSFKDCLVEIRQLTNLLLSNKPESFMNAVIREKNYDSLDHKKVTIICDKFRDAPDSLFGSLSSRNMVQNARKKSLDVLKRRLKDFS, encoded by the coding sequence ATGCCTGCGCAGGCCAAGAAGAACGGAGATGGTGGAATCGGTGCTGCCCTCGCTGGCTTCGTCTCGAGCAACCAGGATTTGGGCCCCATCGTGCGGCATGCTTTTGAGTCCGGGAAGCCTGACACCCTCTTCCACAACCTCAGGGGTATCGCCAAGAGCAAGGAGGTTGAGATCGAGGAGCTCTGCAGGCTTCACTATGAGGAATTCATCCTCGCCGTAGATGAGCTGCGCGGGGTGTTGGTTGATGCTGATGAGCTCAAGGGTGTGCTGTCGGGTGAGAATCTCCGCTTGCAGGAGGTTGCTAGCGCCCTGCTGCTGAAGCTCGATGAGCTTCTCGAGTCTTATGCCGCGAATAAGAACCTTGGGGAAGCGCTGGCAACACTGAAGATGTGCCTGCGGGTCACTAGCCTCTGTCAGGTGTGCAACATGAACATTGCTGAAGGCAAGTTTCACACTGCGCTGAAGACTTTGGAGCTGATTGAGAAGGAATACCTGAAAAATATTCCTCTGAAGCTTCTTAAAAAGGTTATTGAGAAAAAAATACCGATGATGAAGCTGTACATCGAGAAGAAAGTTTCTGCTGAGTTTAATGAGTGGCTCGTGTACATCAGAAAGTTTGCGATGGTGATTGGACAAGCCTCGATACGCCAAGCCACTTTGGAtcgtcaaaaagatgagggaatgCGTGCCCGGCAGAGGGAAGCAGAAGAATCTAGCCGTGTCGGGTTTGATGAGCATGCTTATGCCTTGGATGTGGAGTACATAGATGATGAATCAACACTAGAGTTTGATCTTACACCAGTATATCGAGCGCACAACATTCACACCTGCCTCGGCCTTGGGGACAAGTTTCGAGAATATTACTGCAGTAACAGGCTCATGCAGCTTAACTTggacatgcaaatttctacagcaCAGCCTTTCCTCGAGTCCCACCAGCACTTCCTTGCTCAAGTAGCTGGATTTTTTATTGTTGAAGACCGTGTTCTTCGAACTGCAGAGGGACTTCTATCTGAGAGCCAGGTTGAGACAATGTGGGAAGCATCTATTTCTAAGGTCACATCTATTTTAGAGGAACAGTTCACTCGCATGGATGCTGCTAACCACCATCTCCTTGTGAAAGATTATGTCTCTCTTCTGGGCGCAACCATGAAGAAGTATGGATATCAAGCCACATCTTTGCTTGAAGTTCTTGAAAAAAACAGGGACAAATATCATGAGCTGCTTGTTTCTGATTGTCGGAAGCAGATACAAGGTGTATTTGCAAAGGAATCGTATGAAAGGATGGTTATAGAGAAGGAACATGAGTACAACATGAATGTCGCAACATTACAACTTGAACCCATTCATGTAGTTCCAGTTTTGCCATACGTTGCACCATTTTCCTCTTCAGTTCCAGGTTCTTGCCGTATTGTCTGTTCTTTTATTGAGGATTTGGTAAGCTATTTGTCATATGGTGTAATGGTGAACTCCTATGATGTTGTCGAAAGATACCTAGACAAGCTTTTAATTGAGGTACTTAATGATTGTCTCCTGAAATTGATACATAGTGGTAGTTTGGAGACTGCGCAGCTGGTACAGATTGCAGGAAATATTGCTATTCTTGAGCAGTCATGTGATACATTCCTCTTGCATGCTGCCCAGCTTTGTGGTCTTCCTAAAAGGCTTCTTGAGAAGCCTCATTCTGGTTTGACTGCTAGAGCTGTGCTCAAAGCCTCCCAAAATGCAGCGTTCAATGGATTAATAACCTCGACCAATTCCAAGATTGATGAATTTATGTTGCTGTTGACCAGCATCAATTGGACAGCAGAGGAAGCTCCAGAACATGCAAATGACTACATGAATGAAGTCCTCATCTACCTTGACATGGTAGTATCGACTGCACAACCAGTTCTTCCGAGGGGGGCCCTCTTCAAGGTTGTTTCTGGTGCACTCAGCCACATCTCAGACTCTATAGTAACAGTTCTTCTTAGTGACAGGGTAAAAAGGTTGAGTGTCAATGCTGTTGCAGGTATTGACATTGATCTGAGATTGTTAGAGGAGTTTGCAGAAGACAGATTTCGCAGCACCGGGTTGTTGGATCTTAGAAATGAAACAAGTTTCAAAGATTGCCTAGTCGAAATTAGGCAGTTGACCAACCTTTTGCTCAGCAACAAACCTGAGAGCTTCATGAATGCTGTAATCAGGGAGAAGAATTATGATTCCTTGGACCACAAGAAGGTAACCATCATCTGTGACAAGTTCAGGGATGCTCCAGACAGTTTGTTTGGGAGCCTTTCAAGTAGAAACATGGTGCAGAATGCTCGAAAGAAGTCATTGGATGTCTTAAAGAGAAGGTTGAAAGATTTTAGCTGA